Proteins co-encoded in one Brassica rapa cultivar Chiifu-401-42 chromosome A02, CAAS_Brap_v3.01, whole genome shotgun sequence genomic window:
- the LOC103851947 gene encoding kinesin-like protein KIN-14N, translated as MVGTMANNGRIRPAFPVANGSKDLTPDSAPVSTAGSECGQVEFTREDVEALLNERIKYKSKFNYKERCENMMEYIKRLRLCIRWFQELELDYAFEQEKLKNALVLNEKHCADMEASLKNKEEELNMIIEELRKNFESAQIQLAKEQTEKLAANDSLGKEKEARLAVEKAQGGLTEELGKAQGELQTANQRIQSVNDMYKLLQEYNSSLQLYNSKLQGDLDEAHETIKRGEKERTEIVENIGNLKGQFSALQDQLVASKASQDDIMKQKAELVNEIASLKVELQQAKDERDHHLTELKTLQTEANKYNDFKDTITELETTCSSQSNQIKELQDRLVSCDRRLQMSDLTTFEKMNEFEDQKQTIIDLKSRVEEAELKLVEGEKLRKKLHNTILELKGNIRVFCRVRPLLPGENNGDEGKTISYPASLELLGRGIDLMQNAQKHSFTFDKVFLPNTTQEDVFIEISQLVQSALDGYKVCIFAYGQTGSGKTYTMMGKPGNAEEKGLIPRCLEQIFETRQSLRSQGWKYELQVSMLEIYNETIRDLLSTNKEAVRTDNGVSPQKHAIKHDAHGNTHVAELTILDVKSSREVSFLLDHAARNRSVGKTQMNEQSSRSHFVFTLRISGVNESTEQQVQGVLNLIDLAGSERLSKSGSTGDRLKETQAINKSLSSLGDVIFALAKKDDHVPFRNSKLTYLLQPCLGGDSKTLMFVNIAPESSSTGESLCSLRFAARVNACEIGTPRRQTNIIKPLDRLSLG; from the exons ATGGAAGAATCCGGCCAGCTTTTCCGGTGGCGAATGGGTCTAAAGATCTGACGCCGGACAGTGCTCCGGTGAGCACGGCGGGATCTGAATGTGGTCAGGTTGAGTTCACAAGAGAAGACGTTGAAGCTCTTCTTAATGAGCGAATCAAGTACAAGAGCAAGTTCAACTACAAG GAGAGATGTGAGAACATGATGGAATATATAAAAAGACTTAGACTTTGCATCAGATGGTTTCAAGAACTTGAGCTGGACTACGCTTTTGAGCAAGAGAAGTTGAAGAACGCTTTGGTATTGAATGAGAAGCATTGTGCTGATATGG AGGCTAGCTTGAAAAACAAAGAAGAGGAGCTGAATATGATCATTGAGGAACTGAGGAAGAATTTTGAATCTGCTCAAATTCAACTTGCCAAGGAACAAACAGAGAAGTTG GCTGCAAATGATTCTCTTGGAAAAGAGAAAGAAGCAAGACTTGCTGTTGAAAAGGCACAAGGCGGTCTCACTGAAGAGCTAGGAAAAGCACAAGGAGAGCTTCAAACAGCTAATCAAAGG ATACAATCTGTAAATGACATGTACAAACTGTTGCAAGAGTATAACTCAAGCTTGCAGCTGTATAACAGCAAGCTACAAGGTGATCTTGATGAAGCTCATGAAACTATAAAACGCGGCGAGAAAGAAAGGACTGAGATTGTTGAGAACATTGGCAACTTGAAGGGTCAGTTCTCAGCATTGCAGGATCAGCTTGTTGCTTCTAAG GCCTCTCAAGATGATATCATGAAGCAGAAAGCTGAACTGGTAAACGAAATTGCGAGCCTCAAGGTGGAGCTTCAGCAGGCTAAAGATGAACGTGACCACCATTTAACCGAGTTAAAAACTTTACAAACAGAAGCAAACAAGTACAATGACTTCAAAGACACCATAACCGAGCTCGAG ACCACTTGTTCTTCCCAGAGTAACCAGATAAAGGAGCTGCAAGATCGACTAGTATCTTGTGATAGGAGACTTCAG ATGTCTGATCTAACTACATTTGAGAAAATGAACGAGTTTGAGGACCAGAAGCAAACCATTATCGATCTGAAAAGCCGCGTAGAAGAAGCAGAGCTTAAACTCGTTGAAGGAGAGAAACTAAGGAAGAAGCTACACAATACTATTCTT GAACTGAAAGGGAACATACGTGTGTTCTGTAGAGTTAGACCTCTATTACCAGGAGAGAACAACGGTGATGAGGGGAAGACCATTTCTTACCCTGCATCTCTAGAACTACTTGGTCGCGGTATTGACTTGATGCAAAATG CGCAAAAGCATTCGTTCACATTTGATAAGGTGTTTCTGCCTAATACAACACAAGAAGACGTTTTCATAGAGATCTCTCAGCTCGTTCAAAGTGCTCTCGATGGTTACAAG GTGTGCATTTTTGCATATGGACAAACCGGTTCGGGTAAGACTTACACAATGATGGGTAAGCCAGGGAATGCTGAGGAGAAAGGACTAATCCCAAGATGTTTGGAGCAAATATTTGAAACGAGGCAGTCTCTTAGATCTCAAGGCTGGAAGTATGAATTGCAG GTTTCTATGTTGGAGATTTACAATGAAACGATCAGAGATCTCTTGTCGACAAACAAAGAAGCAGTGAGAACAGACAATGGTGTATCTCCACAGAAACATGCTATTAAACATGATGCTCATGGGAACACGCATGTCGCTGAGCTTACTATCTTGGATGTTAAAAGCTCCAGAGAGGTTTCATTCCTCTTGGATCACGCTGCTCGTAACAG atCGGTGGGGAAGACTCAGATGAACGAGCAGTCTTCAAGAAGCCATTTCGTTTTCACGTTAAGAATCTCAGGTGTCAACGAG AGCACTGAGCAGCAAGTACAAGGGGTCTTGAACCTGATTGATCTTGCGGGGAGTGAACGTTTGTCCAAGAGTGGATCAACTGGAGATAGACTTAAAGAAACTCAA GCAATCAACAAAAGCTTGTCGTCTCTTGGTGATGTCATCTTCGCCTTAGCAAAGAAAGATGATCATGTTCCATTCCGTAACTCGAAGCTGACTTATCTTCTCCAG CCTTGCTTAGGTGGTGACTCGAAGACTCTGATGTTTGTGAACATTGCGCCTGAATCTTCTTCAACCGGTGAGTCTCTCTGCTCGCTGAGATTCGCAGCGAGAGTGAATGCTTGTGAGATTGGAACTCCACGTAGGCAGACTAACATCATCAAACCATTGGATCGTTTGAGTCTTGGATGA